The following coding sequences lie in one Haematobia irritans isolate KBUSLIRL chromosome 3, ASM5000362v1, whole genome shotgun sequence genomic window:
- the LOC142230040 gene encoding uncharacterized protein LOC142230040: protein MRFQIITGLIIVTVILLVGYVQAKNLPSHGISNMICKDNKEIDATQKSSKGSLWHTTIEATSLQEEKGLHSPIKEKKSSSIKSSESKAFHVFVHRKPMKDAPITHITEVNLESSIPKEDMVKKIIATFGTKQANILTKLAVDISKKHRLEEKKSRKSYNRIARASCNTSKRSSRRVSRTSKRSHKTEAEGKIITSLGKKQNSVPLDDKDLMKHEKNLAKKNLDNPEEEMKTSTPSSVFAGGLKITPATWKFKTKPLPQELREDVDDKGNGKATKEQATDLKKDSSEEEEVSQKDFEVTSTTSKPTQTKSSENTTSNSQKRGSNQREDDAKEAVSLKEESSIISKGSIKREDDAIEALPIKEESSTRTKGTNQTEDDVHENPAAEENSSKTPSQLSSVTHDETPKQEDLATPALATTPFPQKPTSKIVAVTPKSNNELSELRTKGEASKIANAMPLPITAEEITSVSRGRGEDIEELMETDHGTSKDSKTNSPRDQTKSAILNSNNEEAPSSRTEVTPRLNTATLTTLDSEHIPKIETFLTTPLPVTTPLKSILKEKDMVESDLEQNFMEDLEEKKFTSKVEHATIKSEKPKTKSPSSKIHTVRLDGLDTKSNMDTDITTTTPKLQTSKHHRLSLNDSDSDTPKSEDSSAIVEVSTFLTEDAALRAATEDLDFRLFLNDHPIPTNIDAFPNKSENHATFSTMASHEEEVLREVGHSFT, encoded by the exons ATGCGTTTTCAAATAATTACAGGATTAATTATCGTGACAG TAATCCTCCTTGTAGGATATGTCCAAGCGAAAAATTTGCCAAGCCATGGAATTTCAAATATGATTTGCAAGGATAATAAGGAAATTGATGCAACACAAAAATCAAGTAAAGGATCTTTGTGGCATACAACAATTGAGGCTACTAGTTTGCAGGAAGAAAAAGGTCTCCATTCTCCTATAAAGGAAAAGAAATCGTCTTCAATTAAATCCAGTGAAAGTAAAGCTTTCCATGTATTCGTCCATAGAAAACCCATGAAGGATGCCCCTATAACCCATATTACTGAAGTGAATCTGGAGTCCTCAATACCCAAAGAAGATATGGTTAAAAAAATCATAGCAACTTTTGGAACCAAACAGGCTAATATTCTAACGAAATTGGCCGTCGATATATCCAAGAAACATAgacttgaagaaaaaaaatccagaAAATCTTACAATAGAATTGCTAGAGCTAGTTGCAATACCTCAAAAAGGTCATCGAGACGTGTTTCTAGGACCAGCAAGAGAAGTCATAAAACTGAAGCCGAAGGAAAGATTATCACTTCCCTGGGAAAGAAACAGAACTCAGTGCCTTTGGATGACAAGGATCTAATGAAACATGAGaaaaatttggcgaaaaaaaatcttgataacCCAGAGGAGGAGATGAAAACTTCTACACCTTCTTCAGTATTTGCGGGAGGTCTAAAGATAACGCCGGCCACATGGAAGTTTAAAACGAAACCCTTGCCCCAAGAGTTACGGGAAGATGTAGATGATAAAGGAAATGGAAAAGCAACTAAAGAGCAAGCAACGGATCTTAAAAAGGATTCAAGTGAAGAGGAAGAAGTTTCTCAAAAAGATTTTGAAGTAACTTCAACAACTTCGAAACCAACACAAACAAAATCATCAGAGAATACTACATCCAACTCCCAGAAAAGAGGATCAAATCAAAGAGAAGATGATGCTAAAGAGGCTGTTTCTCTGAAAGAGGAATCTTCTATAATATCTAAAGGATCAATTAAAAGAGAAGATGACGCTATAGAGGCTCTTCCTATTAAAGAGGAATCTTCTACAAGGACTAAAGGAACAAATCAAACAGAAGATGATGTTCACGAGAACCCCGCTGCtgaagaaaattcttctaaaactCCCTCCCAATTGAGCTCAGTAACCCACGATGAAACTCCTAAGCAAGAAGATCTTGCAACTCCTGCTCTGGCCACAACTCCTTTTCCCCAAAAACCAACTTCCAAAATAGTTGCAGTAACACCCAAATCAAATAATGAATTATCTGAGCTAAGAACTAAAGGAGAAGCTTCTAAAATTGCTAATGCCATGCCTTTACCCATAACTGCTGAAGAAATAACTTCGGTCTCCCGCGGTAGAGGAGAAGATATCGAAGAACTAATGGAAACAGATCATGGAACTTCAAAGGACTCAAAAACAAACTCCCCTCGAGATCAAACAAAATCAGCCATTTTAAACTCAAACAATGAAGAAGCACCATCATCACGAACAGAAGTCACACCAAGATTGAATACTGCAACTTTGACTACTCTTGATTCAGAACATATTCCCaaaattgaaacatttttaaCCACCCCTTTGCCAGTAACAACTCCTCTGAAATCAATATTGAAAGAAAAGGATATGGTGGAATCCGatttagagcaaaattttatggaaGATTTAGAAGAGAAAAAGTTTACCAGTAAAGTTGAACATGCTACCATTAAATCGGAGAAACCCAAAACTAAATCACCATCATCGAAAATCCATACTGTCCGACTAGATGGTTTAGATACCAAATCCAATATGGATACGGATATCACAACTACTACACCCAAATTACAAACTTCCAAACATCATAGGCTCTCTTTGAATGATAGTGATAGTGATACTCCCAAATCTGAAGATTCTAGTGCCATTGTGGAAGTTAGTACTTTTCTAACAGAAGATGCTGCTTTGAGAGCAGCTACTGAAGATCTAGATTTTCGTCTCTTTTTAAATGATCATCCCATTCCTACGAATATTGATGCTTTCCCCAATAAATCCGAAAATCATGCCACATTTTCCACAATGGCTTCACATGAAGAAGAAGTTCTTAGAGAGGTGGGTCATAGTTTTACTTAG